In the Longimicrobiales bacterium genome, GCTGTGCAGGAGATCGACCTCGACGGCGTGACCGCCCGGCTGGGCCTGCGCCGCGCGTGAGGGAGGATATGGAAAGTGCGGGAAACGTGAGTGCGCTGGAGGGGGACCGGACGCAGGTGCGTGGCGGCATGAAGGCAGTGATTTTCATGGCCGTGCTCTTCGGCGTGCTGCTGCTGGACATCAGCACGAAGCTGCTCGTGCAGAAGCACTTCTTTCTGTATCAGCAGATGGACATCATCGGCGAGTACGTGCGCCTCACCTACATTTACAATCCCGGCGCCGCGTTCGGTATTCATCTTGGCGAGCATTCACGGTTCATCTTCCTCGTACTGTCGCTCG is a window encoding:
- the lspA gene encoding signal peptidase II, producing the protein MESAGNVSALEGDRTQVRGGMKAVIFMAVLFGVLLLDISTKLLVQKHFFLYQQMDIIGEYVRLTYIYNPGAAFGIHLGEHSRFIFLVLSLVALGALVGMYWFTPVADRVRLVSISLICGGAVGNLIDRIRSESGVVDFIDVGVGTIRWPVFNVADVAVTTGAIILALSLWKEEQRVEQR